A single Lolium perenne isolate Kyuss_39 chromosome 6, Kyuss_2.0, whole genome shotgun sequence DNA region contains:
- the LOC127308887 gene encoding pre-mRNA-processing protein 40A isoform X2, with translation MSSNMQTTGPPQPPRPPMMGSAAPQQNMGPPMPMQFRPVGPPQQPPQFMQQAPQQFRPAGQPMPGVNMGMPGQMPHFLQPGQHMPHSGHVQPASQAVPMAYQAARPMSSAPMQQPPQAVFPGGHMPTMGAPMPPPSYTFQPTSVPPVAQPWGTAPGQGVPLVPPMVQPGHQSLSASSPPVSSTDPSSSDWQEHSSGDGKKYYYNKRTKQSSWEKPAELMTPLERADASTEWKEFTTAEGRKYYYNKVTKQSKWTIPDELKIARELAEKISNQQPDRETETTTDAPIGSASVPAEPSSLPPNQSSSLVGISASSTQDTIANLPPGAPPVAGQSYNGDISSSYGSMQNGGASTAAVTPVTSSMGVSSVASDAETSRNNYESSSLTSTADTKVGASAEDLEEAKKMMPTAGKVNVTPLEDKTNEEEPVIYANKLEQKNAFKSLLESANVEADWSWEHAMRVIINDKRYGALKTLGERKQAFNEYLNQRKKIEAEERRVKQRKARDDFLTMLEESKDLTSSTRWSKAITMFEDDERFSAVDRPREREDLFENYLVDLQKKEKAKAAELHKRYVVEYRAFLESCDFIKANSQWRKVQERLEDDERCFRLEKIDRLDVFQEYIRHLEKEEEEQRRMQKEKTRRQERKNRDEFRKMLEEHVADGTLNAKTHWRGYCAQVKDSHAYLAVASNTSGSMPRELFNDVMEELDKQYQDDKTLVKDEMKSGKIHMTASWALEDFQAAVTEDEKCKGISNINIKLIYEDQIEKLKEKELKEAKKRQRLGDNFLDLLYSIKEITAASTWDDSKALFDDTQEYKDLGGETYARELFEEYIVRLKERFKEKERMREEEKAKKEKDREEREKKKDKEKERKEKDRKEKERDREKEREKEKGKDRSKRDEMEIDGDDVEIHGSKDKKREKDKEKKHKRRHHDTTDDLSSDRDEKDESKKSRRHSSDRKKSRKV, from the exons ATGTCGAGTAATATGCAGACTACTGGGCCGCCTCAG CCCCCCAGGCCTCCTATGATGGGTTCTGCTGCTCCACAACAAAATATGGGACCACCAATGCCCATGCAG TTTAGGCCAGTGGGCCCGCCGCAACAGCCTCCTCAGTTCATGCAACAGGCGCCGCAACAGTTTCGACCTGCTGGTCAGCCCATGCCAGGAGTTAACATGGGCATGCCAGGGCAGATGCCACATTTTCTGCAACCTGGGCAACATATGCCTCACTCGGGCCATGTTCAGCCTGCATCACAAGCTGTCCCTATGGCGTATCAGGCAGCTAGACCTATGTCATCAGCGCCTATGCAGCAGCCGCCGCAAGCTGTATTCCCTGGTGGAcatatgcccaccatgggcgctcCTATGCCGCCTCCTTCTTATACT TTTCAACCAACATCGGTTCCTCCTGTAGCTCAACCCTGGGGTACAGCTCCGGGTCAGGGCGTACCTCTCGTGCCACCGATGGTGCAGCCTGGACATCAGTCTCTGTCAGCTTCATCGCCCCCA GTTAGCTCAACTGACCCAAGCTCTTCGGATTGGCAAGAGCACAgttcaggggatggaaagaa GTATTACTACAATAAGAGGACGAAGCAATCAAGTTGGGAGAAACCTGCCGAGTTGATGACACCTTTGGAG CGGGCTGATGCCTCAACTGAATGGAAAGAATTTACTACAGCAGAAGGACGAAA GTACTATTACAACAAAGTGACAAAGCAATCCAAATGGACTATTCCTGATGAGCTTAAG ATTGCACGTGAATTAGCAGAAAAGATATCAAATCAACAGCCTGACCGGGAGACCGAAACCACTACTGATGCCCCTATTGGATCTGCTTCAGTTCCTGCGGAGCCTTCCTCTTTACCTCCCAACCAGTCTTCATCTTTAGTAGGAATAAGTGCTTCAAGCACACAAGATACGATAGCAAATTTGCCTCCTGGTGCTCCTCCTGTTGCTGGCCAATCGTACAATGGGGATATATCTTCTTCCTATGGTTCCATGCAAAATGGTGGAGCAAGTACTGCTGCTGTCACCCCTGTTACATCGAGCATGGGAGTTTCATCAGTTGCAAGTGATGCAGAGACAAGCAG AAATAACTATGAAAGCTCATCTCTAACGAGCACTGCCGACACCAAAGTTGGAGCATCTGCTGAAGATTTGGAG GAGGCCAAAAAGATGATGCCAACTGCAGGAAAGGTCAATGTTACTCCACTGGAGGATAAAACAAATGAAGAAGAACCTGTTATTTATGCTAATAAGTTG GAACAAAAGAATGCTTTTAAGTCCTTGCTTGAATCCGCAAATGTTGAGGCTGATTGGTCATGGGAGCAT GCTATGAGAGTTATTATAAATGACAAAAGATATGGTGCTTTGAAAACTCTTGGAGAGAGAAAACAAGCTTTCAATGAG TACTTAAACCAGCGTAAAAAGATTGAAGCTGAGGAGAGGCGTGTCAAGCAGAGGAAAGCACGCGATGATTTTCTCACAATGCTGGAA GAATCTAAGGACCTTACATCCTCAACAAGATGGAG CAAAGCAATAACTATGTTTGAGGATGATGAAAGGTTCAGTGCTGTTGACCGCCCAAGGGAGCGTGAAGATTTATTTGAGAACTATCTTGTGGATCTACAAAAGAAG GAAAAAGCAAAGGCTGCCGAATTGCACAAAAGATACGTAGTGGAATATAGagcctttcttgaatcttgtgatTTCATCAAG GCAAACTCCCAGTGGAGAAAAGTTCAAGAGCGGCTAGAGGATGATGAACGCTGTTTCCGACTTGAGAAGATTGATCGCTTGGATGTTTTCCAA GAGTATATACGGCATCTAGAGAAAGAAGAGGAAGAGCAGAGGAGAATGCAGAAG GAGAAAACAAGGAGACAGGAGCGGAAAAACCGCGATGAGTTCCGCAAGATGTTGGAAGAACATGTTGCTGATGGCACACTTAATGCAAAAACTCATTGGCGTGGCTACTGTGCACAG GTAAAAGATTCACATGCTTACCTGGCTGTAGCTTCAAACACGTCTGGTTCCATGCCAAGAGAGCTCTTCAACGATGTGATGGAGGAGCTTGATAAACAG TATCAAGATGACAAGACTTTAGTTAAAGATGAAATGAAGTCTGGAAAG ATTCATATGACGGCCTCGTGGGCACTAGAAGACTTCCAGGCTGCCGTTACAGAGGATGAAAAATGTAAAGGAATATCAAACATAAATATTAAG CTTATTTATGAGGACCAAATTGAAAAGCTCAAGGAAAAGGAACTAAAGGAGGCTAAGAAGCGTCAGCGACTGGGTGATAATTTTCTGGATCTTCTATACTCAATCAAG GAAATAACAGCTGCTTCAACATGGGATGATTCTAAAGCATTGTTTGATGATACCCAGGAGTACAA GGATTTGGGTGGTGAGACATATGCTAGAGAGCTTTTTGAGGAGTATATCGTCCGCCTCAAAGAAAGGTTTAAAGAGAAAGAGCGCATGAGGGAGGAGGAAAAG GCAAAAAAAGAGAAAGACCGTGAAGAgagagaaaagaagaaagataaagaaaaagaaagaaaggagaAAGATCGCAAAGAAAAAGAACGAGATCGAGAGAAGGaaagagaaaaggaaaaaggaaaggATCGGTCAAAGAGAGATGAAATGGAGATTGATGGTGATGATGTGGAGATTCATGGCTCGAAGGATAAGAAACGGGAGAAGGATAAAGAAAAGAAGCATAAAAGACGCCACCATGACACCACAGATGATCTAAGCTCAGATAGAGATGAGAAAGATGAGTCGAAGAAGTCCCGAAGGCATAGCAGTGATCGCAAGAAATCTAGGAAGGTATAA
- the LOC127308887 gene encoding pre-mRNA-processing protein 40A isoform X1, with protein sequence MSSNMQTTGPPQPPRPPMMGSAAPQQNMGPPMPMQFRPVGPPQQPPQFMQQAPQQFRPAGQPMPGVNMGMPGQMPHFLQPGQHMPHSGHVQPASQAVPMAYQAARPMSSAPMQQPPQAVFPGGHMPTMGAPMPPPSYTFQPTSVPPVAQPWGTAPGQGVPLVPPMVQPGHQSLSASSPPVSSTDPSSSDWQEHSSGDGKKYYYNKRTKQSSWEKPAELMTPLERADASTEWKEFTTAEGRKYYYNKVTKQSKWTIPDELKIARELAEKISNQQPDRETETTTDAPIGSASVPAEPSSLPPNQSSSLVGISASSTQDTIANLPPGAPPVAGQSYNGDISSSYGSMQNGGASTAAVTPVTSSMGVSSVASDAETSRNNYESSSLTSTADTKVGASAEDLEEAKKMMPTAGKVNVTPLEDKTNEEEPVIYANKLEQKNAFKSLLESANVEADWSWEHAMRVIINDKRYGALKTLGERKQAFNEYLNQRKKIEAEERRVKQRKARDDFLTMLEESKDLTSSTRWSKAITMFEDDERFSAVDRPREREDLFENYLVDLQKKEKAKAAELHKRYVVEYRAFLESCDFIKANSQWRKVQERLEDDERCFRLEKIDRLDVFQEYIRHLEKEEEEQRRMQKEKTRRQERKNRDEFRKMLEEHVADGTLNAKTHWRGYCAQVKDSHAYLAVASNTSGSMPRELFNDVMEELDKQYQDDKTLVKDEMKSGKIHMTASWALEDFQAAVTEDEKCKGISNINIKLIYEDQIEKLKEKELKEAKKRQRLGDNFLDLLYSIKEITAASTWDDSKALFDDTQEYKDLGGETYARELFEEYIVRLKERFKEKERMREEEKAKKEKDREEREKKKDKEKERKEKDRKEKERDREKEREKEKGKDRSKRDEMEIDGDDVEIHGSKDKKREKDKEKKHKRRHHDTTDDLSSDRDEKDESKKSRRHSSDRKKSRKHTHASDSDTESRHRRHKRDRDSSRKNGVNEELEDGELGEDGEIH encoded by the exons ATGTCGAGTAATATGCAGACTACTGGGCCGCCTCAG CCCCCCAGGCCTCCTATGATGGGTTCTGCTGCTCCACAACAAAATATGGGACCACCAATGCCCATGCAG TTTAGGCCAGTGGGCCCGCCGCAACAGCCTCCTCAGTTCATGCAACAGGCGCCGCAACAGTTTCGACCTGCTGGTCAGCCCATGCCAGGAGTTAACATGGGCATGCCAGGGCAGATGCCACATTTTCTGCAACCTGGGCAACATATGCCTCACTCGGGCCATGTTCAGCCTGCATCACAAGCTGTCCCTATGGCGTATCAGGCAGCTAGACCTATGTCATCAGCGCCTATGCAGCAGCCGCCGCAAGCTGTATTCCCTGGTGGAcatatgcccaccatgggcgctcCTATGCCGCCTCCTTCTTATACT TTTCAACCAACATCGGTTCCTCCTGTAGCTCAACCCTGGGGTACAGCTCCGGGTCAGGGCGTACCTCTCGTGCCACCGATGGTGCAGCCTGGACATCAGTCTCTGTCAGCTTCATCGCCCCCA GTTAGCTCAACTGACCCAAGCTCTTCGGATTGGCAAGAGCACAgttcaggggatggaaagaa GTATTACTACAATAAGAGGACGAAGCAATCAAGTTGGGAGAAACCTGCCGAGTTGATGACACCTTTGGAG CGGGCTGATGCCTCAACTGAATGGAAAGAATTTACTACAGCAGAAGGACGAAA GTACTATTACAACAAAGTGACAAAGCAATCCAAATGGACTATTCCTGATGAGCTTAAG ATTGCACGTGAATTAGCAGAAAAGATATCAAATCAACAGCCTGACCGGGAGACCGAAACCACTACTGATGCCCCTATTGGATCTGCTTCAGTTCCTGCGGAGCCTTCCTCTTTACCTCCCAACCAGTCTTCATCTTTAGTAGGAATAAGTGCTTCAAGCACACAAGATACGATAGCAAATTTGCCTCCTGGTGCTCCTCCTGTTGCTGGCCAATCGTACAATGGGGATATATCTTCTTCCTATGGTTCCATGCAAAATGGTGGAGCAAGTACTGCTGCTGTCACCCCTGTTACATCGAGCATGGGAGTTTCATCAGTTGCAAGTGATGCAGAGACAAGCAG AAATAACTATGAAAGCTCATCTCTAACGAGCACTGCCGACACCAAAGTTGGAGCATCTGCTGAAGATTTGGAG GAGGCCAAAAAGATGATGCCAACTGCAGGAAAGGTCAATGTTACTCCACTGGAGGATAAAACAAATGAAGAAGAACCTGTTATTTATGCTAATAAGTTG GAACAAAAGAATGCTTTTAAGTCCTTGCTTGAATCCGCAAATGTTGAGGCTGATTGGTCATGGGAGCAT GCTATGAGAGTTATTATAAATGACAAAAGATATGGTGCTTTGAAAACTCTTGGAGAGAGAAAACAAGCTTTCAATGAG TACTTAAACCAGCGTAAAAAGATTGAAGCTGAGGAGAGGCGTGTCAAGCAGAGGAAAGCACGCGATGATTTTCTCACAATGCTGGAA GAATCTAAGGACCTTACATCCTCAACAAGATGGAG CAAAGCAATAACTATGTTTGAGGATGATGAAAGGTTCAGTGCTGTTGACCGCCCAAGGGAGCGTGAAGATTTATTTGAGAACTATCTTGTGGATCTACAAAAGAAG GAAAAAGCAAAGGCTGCCGAATTGCACAAAAGATACGTAGTGGAATATAGagcctttcttgaatcttgtgatTTCATCAAG GCAAACTCCCAGTGGAGAAAAGTTCAAGAGCGGCTAGAGGATGATGAACGCTGTTTCCGACTTGAGAAGATTGATCGCTTGGATGTTTTCCAA GAGTATATACGGCATCTAGAGAAAGAAGAGGAAGAGCAGAGGAGAATGCAGAAG GAGAAAACAAGGAGACAGGAGCGGAAAAACCGCGATGAGTTCCGCAAGATGTTGGAAGAACATGTTGCTGATGGCACACTTAATGCAAAAACTCATTGGCGTGGCTACTGTGCACAG GTAAAAGATTCACATGCTTACCTGGCTGTAGCTTCAAACACGTCTGGTTCCATGCCAAGAGAGCTCTTCAACGATGTGATGGAGGAGCTTGATAAACAG TATCAAGATGACAAGACTTTAGTTAAAGATGAAATGAAGTCTGGAAAG ATTCATATGACGGCCTCGTGGGCACTAGAAGACTTCCAGGCTGCCGTTACAGAGGATGAAAAATGTAAAGGAATATCAAACATAAATATTAAG CTTATTTATGAGGACCAAATTGAAAAGCTCAAGGAAAAGGAACTAAAGGAGGCTAAGAAGCGTCAGCGACTGGGTGATAATTTTCTGGATCTTCTATACTCAATCAAG GAAATAACAGCTGCTTCAACATGGGATGATTCTAAAGCATTGTTTGATGATACCCAGGAGTACAA GGATTTGGGTGGTGAGACATATGCTAGAGAGCTTTTTGAGGAGTATATCGTCCGCCTCAAAGAAAGGTTTAAAGAGAAAGAGCGCATGAGGGAGGAGGAAAAG GCAAAAAAAGAGAAAGACCGTGAAGAgagagaaaagaagaaagataaagaaaaagaaagaaaggagaAAGATCGCAAAGAAAAAGAACGAGATCGAGAGAAGGaaagagaaaaggaaaaaggaaaggATCGGTCAAAGAGAGATGAAATGGAGATTGATGGTGATGATGTGGAGATTCATGGCTCGAAGGATAAGAAACGGGAGAAGGATAAAGAAAAGAAGCATAAAAGACGCCACCATGACACCACAGATGATCTAAGCTCAGATAGAGATGAGAAAGATGAGTCGAAGAAGTCCCGAAGGCATAGCAGTGATCGCAAGAAATCTAGGAAG CATACCCATGCTTCAGACTCGGATACTGAAAGCCGGCATAGAAGACATAAAAGGGACCGAGACAGTTCCCGCAAGAATGGTGTAAATGAGGAGCTTGAAGATGGTGAGCTTGGAGAAGACGGGGAGATTCATTAG